CagaactttctgggaatggtgcaggatagttgctttgCTTTGGAACATTCatagcacatttaaggaacttgacaaaaaagcgttattttcttggtatttcattactttaacagaacgtttcctaaaatggttacatttaatttaaatTTTGTTAATGTTCACGGaacattctccaactggtttgacattggatatgttctcaaatagttcagagaatgttaagaaacatTGTTCTTCTGTGCGAATTTCAGTGCTTCAGCATAGCGTTTCCTACAtctttcctcatggttctatttaaagtcatgttctcacatTGTTCCGAGAACGCtaagaaacaacattcttctgcgggaatttcagtacttcagcttAACGTTTattacaggtttcctcatgattCTATTCTAAGTAATGTTCTTAAATGGTTCCCAGAACGTTAAGAAAACTTTACATAAAAACTCCAAGAAAACTTTAGTAACTTTCAGAGAACgatctaagaatgttatttaaaaacataaagATTCCGTTCTCATTAttaacaaaactctctctatcctctatcttaaGTGTGTTCAGAGCTGTGTTCAGTATGTTTCTACGTTCTAGAATGTTCAATTGAACGGAAACGGTGCTGTATTGAATGACCAGTTGAAAACTGGGaggggttggggaacactgtcaGCATGGCAACTGCCCTTTAAATACGCCACTCGTTGCTTCAAGCCACAACTCACGACACCCACCAAACAGGAGGAAACGTACCTCAAAGTCTGTTCAAAAACATACAATAAAGTTTTGGATTAATGTGTGATTCAGTACAAACTGTTCCGAAACATAACAAACATTCAAGCGAACTAAACGCACCTCTGGGTTGTTGGCCttgcccactaattggccacacctgatcttaatgagtgcttgtttcctttgaaatggggtctgttgaACATGTTTGCTAGCTGTtccacagagagaagagaagatcATAGGTTTCAATCTCACTGATGCTGTGCCATAAAAAAGAAACATATGTatgaatatttttatttaactaggcaagtcagttaagaacaaattcttatttacaatgacgctgggccaattgtgcgccgctctatgggactcacaatcacagccggatgtcatacagcctggattcaaaccaggtactatagtgaaGCCTTTTGCaccaagatgcagtgccttacactgCTGTGCCACTCGTTAGCCTAAACAAaataatttccatgtgtcctatgtGTGCAAAACAGTTAACCCaaactaagctagcagtgttattaaaagcattattgaaacatgttctcagaacattatttaattaccttcaaataacctgTCATTAATGAAACCTTCGATTAAtaactttcagggaaccatagtaaaatgttctcagaatCTCCCTGTAAACTAAAAATGTACATCTAGATCAGGTAAAAGTTTCACTTCTGTTATCAGAACGTTTAAAAAACGTTCAGTTTTACCAGTCAGAAAACGAatggcttcgttcccagaaccaatgggaaaccaaaaacgtatGTTCCCATAACTTCCAATGAACCAAATTGTGCTAGCTGGAGAATAACTTGACATAATTCCGTAGGAGTTTGAAAGATATGTGGTAGATTTTGTGCTGATCTTTATCTGATTATATGTATTTCCTGGTTGAGCCTTCATGCCACATGCTCTGTTATGGTGACAAGATATTTGCAGATTTCATAAGTATATTTGCCGAAATCGTTTGTGTTGTCttaccaactcctatggtcattggcaACAGATCTGTGACCATACTAGTATATACTatattcagtgccttcagaaagaattccgaaacattgactttttctacatttttcgacattacagccttattctaaaatatatattttttaccttatcaatctacacataatacgccataatgacaaagcaatttttttttgCTAATGTGGACATATAAACCTCCCctggaaatgtcacatttacataagtattcagaccctttatgcagtactttgttgaagcacctttggcagcgattacaacattgagtcttcttgggtatgacagctagaagcttggcacatctgtattttgggagtttcttctattcttctctgcagatcctctcaagctctgtcaggttggagggggagtgtcgctgcacagctattttcaggtctctccagagatgttcgatcgggttcaagtccgggctctggctgggtcactcaaggacattcagatagtTGTCCGGAAgcgactcctgtgttgtcttggctgtgtgcttagggtcattgtcctgttggaaagtgaaccttcagcCCATTCTGAGGtcatgagcactctggagcaggtttccatcaaggatctctttgtactttgttccgttcatctttccctcgatcctgactagtttcccagtccctgctgttgaaaaacatccccacagcatgatgctgccaccaccatgcttcactgtagggaaggtgccaggtttccgccagacgtgacacttggcattcaggccaaaaaggtCAATCTTaatttatcagaccagagaatcttgtttatcatggtctgagagtcctttaggtgccttttggctaactccaagcgggctgtcacgtgccttctactgaggagtggcttccacctggccactaccataaaggcctgattggtggagatggttgtctttctggaaggttttcccatctccacagaggaactctagagctctgtcaaagtgaccgtaagttcttggtcacctccctgaccaaggcccttctcccttggttgatcagtttggctgggcggccagttctaggaagagtcttggtggttccaaacttccatttaagaatgatggaggccactgtgttcttggggaccttcaatgctgcagaaatgttttggtacccttctccagatctgtgcctcgacataatcctgtctcggagctctacagacaattcctttgacctcatggcttggtttttgctcttacatgcactgtcaactgtgggaccttaaatagacaggtgtgtgcctttccaaatcatatcatggggcggcagggtagcctagtggttagagtgttggtctagtaaccgaaagtttgcaagttgaaatctgtcgttctgcccctgaacaaggcagttaacccactgttcctaggccgtcattgaaaataagagtttgttcttaactgacttgcctagttaaataaagatttaaaaaaaaaaaaatccagtcaattgaatttaccacaggtggactcgtatcaatttgtagaaacatctcaaggatggtcaatggaaaccaggatgcacctgacctaaattttgagtctcatagcaaagggtctgaatacttaagtaaataaggtattcctgTTTTATCATTAATacttttgcaaaaaaatctaaaaacctgttttaattttgctgtaatgtaacaaatgtggaaaaagtcaaggggtctgaataatttccaaagGAACTGTAtataaaagtatgtgaacacccatTAAAATGTGTGGATTCTgctgtttcagccacacccatttttgacaggtgtataaaattgagcacacaggcAGTAGaagggccttactgaagagctcagttactttcaacgtggcaccaccataggatgccacctttccaacaaatcagttcgtcaaatttctgccgtggtcaactgtaagtgctgttattgtgaagtggaaacatctaggcgcaacaacggctcaaccacgaagtggtaggctacacaagctcacagaacgggactgtcgagtgctgaagtgtgtaaaaatcgtcaggcctcagttgcaacactcactaccgagttccaaactgcctctggaagcaatgtcaacacaagaactgttcgtcgggagcatcatgaaatgggtttccatggccgagcagccgcacacaactaAAATCACTatgagcaatgccaagcgtcagctggcgtggtgtaaagctcagcgccattggagcagtggaaacgcattctctggagtgatgaattacgcttcaccatctggtagtcctaCGGATGaatttgggtttggcggatgccagaaaacactacctgcctgaatgcaaagtgccaactgtaaagtttggtggaagaggaataattgtctggggctgtttttcatggttcgggcttggccacttagttccagtgaagggaaatcttaatgctacagcatacaatgacattctagacgataatgtgtttccaactttgtggcaacagtttggagaaggtcctttcctgtttcatcatgaaAATGCCCCCGTGCAGTGgcagttctagcttgtatggctcccagGGCAACCACACgatgacatgatatcattgacatgACGTgaaaatgagcgatagaaaacagATCGTACAAATGTCaccattcattttttttattttttttgtgcgGGCGCCCTGTGCTGCCCCAGGCAAGATGGGAAgcccatgtcgcctatacctaaatccgccactgccCCCattcacaaagtgaggtccatacagaaatggtttgtcgagatcggtgtggaagaacttgactggcctgcatagagtcCTGTCCTCAACCCTTtcaaacacctttgagatgaattggaacgccaactgcgcaccaggtctaatcgcccaacatccatGCTAGacctgttgtggctgaatggaagcaagtccctgcagcaatgttccaacatctagtggaaagccttccctgaagagtggaggctgttatagcagtaaaaaGGTGGtttgagatgttcgacaagcaggtgtccacatacttttggtcatgtagtgtagatgGCTGACTCAGTGATGAAGATGTTTCCTATGGGGAGCAAAACAGTAATGATAGTGAGAGTGAACAATGTGTGCTTGTGTTTTAGAGGCACTGCGAGTGTGGAGCTGACAAGTAACAGTTTGCTCTCAGTGTTTCTATGAATAAGAGCCCTTATCACCAAGTTGTACCCAGACTGGTCCATGATGTCACCACATACAGTGCAATTGGTACTGTGGCACGAACATGACCAAAGAGGTGGTGAATGGAATAGAACGTGTCACACATTGTCTTCAATACTATGGTCATGTACATCTTCAGTGCTTATTGTTATTGACAAAGTAGTGCTGTAGAAAGTTGGATATATAATCATTACATCACCCTCCATCTATCCATTCGGCCCTACGTTCAGCCATGTGCTACTGGCTTTTACTACTAGAACCTCGTGACAAAGCCTATCCCGTCATACTGGTGGTGGGGCAGGCTCTAGTCTAGAGTATTGTCCAGACCAGAACCATGCAGTCAGGTTTATCGAGGCTAAGTACTCTGGTCTGGAGTATGGCCCAGTCAGTCCAGAGACCAGGCAGTCATATACCCTTTTTAAAATCTACTTAGCCAAGCTGAGCTGAGCTGTATCATGTTGGTTACAGTACACCTACCATCAACCATAGGTGATGGAACCGTGCTGGAAAAATGAAAAAAGAGCCAGCCAGCACAGTATGGTTCAGGTTGGAATGATATTGTGAAAGGGTAATAGAGCCAGCAGGTCACACAGGTCACATACACTTGGTTTCAtagtgggagggaggaggagaggaagacaggatgTGATGATGTTTCAGAAGCAGTGGGCTGGGTGCACTGACTCACCCCCCCTTAAAAAAAGGATTATCTCAACTTCTATTTCAGTAAGCCTCCAGTTATTTATTGATGATGCTCTCTTGAAAGACGTATAAACTTcacagaaatagcattgtattttctCTGAGGTCTAAATGGCAGTTGAAACATTGGTTCTCACGTGCACAACACTCTTGAATGACATATTTTTATGGGTAAATCAAAGATATTGTAGCAACCCTAACCCAACATTTAGCAATCTTGTCAAAGGGTTCAGATCTCTTGTTGTAATGcctaaggtgttggcttgacagtcgcgGGACCAGGGTTTGAGTTCTGGTCGGGGCTACACCGCCAAATTCCCTACAATATGTAAACTAACTTTTTGGCTTTTTATAGAAGACTAAAATACTTTAATGATTCAGCTTTTATGTTTCAGTTCCTTCATAAACCGTCAAAGTATTTCTCTTTTTTACTGCGCGCCACATCTCTGTCTGACAGAGACAAGTCACCATTTTTAAAAGGATCTACCAAAGATTTAAACTTGATTTGAACCTTATTTTCAATATACATTTTGCTGTATCTCATCTACAGTGCTGCGAAActctttttgcatatttttgatactgattgctttcagatcttcaaccaaaaacctaatattagataaaaggaacctgagtttacaaataataaaaaaaggATACTTATTCAACACTCAATTTCCCTGTGTttaaaagtaattgcccccttacactcaataactggttgtaccacctttagctgcaatgactgcaaccaaatgcttcctgtagttgttgatcagtctctcacatcactgtGGAGGAATTTCTGCCCACTCTTgaatgcagaactgctttaactcagcaacaTCTGTGGgctttcaagccctgccacaacatctcaatcgggattaggtctggactttgactacgccattctaaaatgtcacttttaaaaatatttttaaccattttcatgtagacttgattgtgttttggatcattgtcttgctgcatgacccagctgtgcttccacttcagctcacagacggatggcctgacattccccaaaccatcacactacagtaccaccaccatgcttgacgaTTGGTATTaagttcttactgtggaatgcagtctTTGGTTGACtccaaaaagttgactcaagttgaccaaaaagcacctggatgatcatcaagactctctGAAGAATGTTTTATAGACAGATCAGTCAAAAGTGTAACTTTTTTGCCTgccgaaaaccaaacactgcattccacagtaagaacctttaaccaacagtcaagcatggtggtggtggtagtatgatgGTTTggtgatgctttgctgcctcaggacctggacaacttgccttaatagaaggaaccatgaatgtgtgtgctaaggtgcagagaatcagagcaggtggtcagtccagttcaattATTCAGAGGTGGGgtttctggagacacctgaaaccccacctctttaaggaatacctggtataggataaagtaatccttctaaccccccccaaaaaaaaagatatcgatgcactattgtaaagtggttgttccactggatatcatatggtgaatgcaccaatttgtaagtcgctctggataagagcgtctgctaaatgatgtaaatgtaaatgtaattcagcaatctgatggcttgtagatagaaattGTCTCTgtgcctgttggtatcagacctcatgttcCGATACGGTTTGCCCGACGATAAGGGAGTGAACAGCCCTCACAACCCTGTCGTTTGTGTGTTCTAGGTCCTATCACATAACTTGTGTACGGTTCTGTCCATCCCTCACGACCCGGTGGCTCTGGAAGAACATTTCAGGGATGATGACGATGGACCGGTCTCCAGCCAAGGGTACATGCCTTACCTCAACAAATACATACTGGACAAGGTAAAGtcatgtacacaaacacacccaagtCACCTTACATTTTTGCCTCAGTCTTTCCTTTTTATTGGATTTATGAGCCCTTTGGGTTTGGGATGGAATTACTTGTGAATGCCCACATACTCATTCCACAAACACACCCTTATAAACATTGTATGTATCTATAAATGCATATAGAGTCATGACTATAAAAAGTAATTATGTTGTTTGTGTACCCAGATGCCACCACTTGGTTTATAAAGAAGGAAAAGAGAGCTAAAAAATGCTAGGTACATTTTCCTTACTCAGTGCTGCTTATTATGCCTCACAGGTAGAAGAGGGCTGTTTTGTGAAAGAACAGGTTGATGAACTGTGCTGGACTCTCACTGCTAAGAAGAACTACAAACCGGCGAAGGACAATAACAATGTGTTGCCAGGGAAAGATGCCTTTCATCTCTGGAGTCTGTTTAACTTTCTGTCAGAGGATAAATACCCTCTCGTTATGGTTCCTGATGAGGTGAGTTATGTATACAAAGCATGCTGGGTTCTGTAGCATATTATACTACAAATTCACCTAGAATACAGTGGATGGATGCTAAATAATCCTAATACATTTAGTCACTTAAAAAGGGAAAAGGTCCATCACTAACTTTCAATACCGCTGTAACCAAATCCAAACACTCACTGTAATTGTAGTATTTAAttgtagaggcagcaggtagcctagcagttaagctcattgggccagtaaccgaaaggtctctGGTTCAAATCGCAGACTAAcgttaggtgaaaaatctgtctgtgcccttgagcaaggcacttaaccctaattgctcctgtaagtcactctggataagagcgtctgctaaattatttaaatgtaaaatgtagtatTTATCTGCCAAACCTCTATACAGCCTGCTCTCATAGActtagacgtaacatagtaaatgtaaatcagtatgatatgttacatttggtatggttacttaagtcaaaaacgaaagtagggtggttgggcGTGCGCGTAACgcgaacatctagcaacccaaagttTGAATTTGtgtctcatcatggacaactttagcattttagcaacttttTAACTACTtattactttgcaactacttagcatgttagctaaccttaacccttttagctaacccttcccctaaccctttaacctaactcctaaacttaacccctaacctaacccctagtctcGCTAATGTTAGCAAGATTACTAACGTTAGCGACCTAGCCATCCagctagaatttgtaacatattatatgttttgcaaattcgtaacatataatacgaattgtaatttgtaacataacaTACGTAATgcgtgatggacatccacaaatgaatacataacatacaaaacgtaacatacagtatcatactaaaTAGTGtcagaattacatatagaataatacgaaatgctctgagagcaGGTTGCTAAATATAGCAAACCCGTGAGGAATGTTTTTCTTCCTACTGATTGCTGTGAATCTTTCAGTACCTAAATATGGGCTTGTATGTCACTTGTAGCATGGCTTTTGGTTTCTGTCTGTTTTTCACAACCGCTGTTggcagtgtgattgtgataagCCACAGATTTTAGAGCAGGGCACTACAGTGCCTCAGTAACAACTAGCAGTCGGGGTGGTTTCACTGAAAACAAAAGCATAGGATACATTATCATCCAAATATTATTTTGTGAGTCGTGACGGACTATTAAAATAAACAAGATAGAGATTGAGACTCTGGTTATTAACCAATTacaaaacaattgaaaggcaaccATTCCCCCCATATACCAATTGCATCCCTTTTACAAACAAAATATTTGTGTTTTTGAATTATTCAGGTGGAATACCTCCTGAAAAAGATTTGCATGGCCATGAGTGTTGAGCTCAACTGTGTGGAGCTGGAAGACTTCATCTCCCAGGATGCAGTGCAGCAGAATGGTTTCACTGTCTGGTCCTTCCTGGAGATGATGAACACTGGGAAGATAACCAGAGGCATGGGCCAGGAAATCACCAGCATGGCCATAGAGGAGGTCTACAGGGAGATAGTTGCTGATGTCCTCAAAGAGGTAGGGTACTTAAAAACAACAGAACAACATCTCTatactgtctgcctgtctgaatTTCTTGCTATCTGCCTACATGCTTGTGACCTCCAATTCTGTTTCAGTGACGTGTGTTGATTGTGTCAGTTCTGTGTGGGTTGACTGTGTTGCCTACAGGGGTACCTGTGGAAGAAGAGTCAGCTGAGGAGGAACTGGAAGGAGCGCTGGTTCACCCTGAGGCCCATTACCCTGGATTACTACACCAGTGAGGACCGCAAGGAGCGCCAGGGAAGCATTGCTCTGGATGGGAACTGCTGTGTGGAGGTAGGCTGGGCTTGAGGTGGGGTGGGACCTGGGGTGGGGCAGTGGGGACAGGCACAGCTGAGCTAGGCCTGCTCCTTTTTGAGAATGGGTGACAGATTTAATAACTtattcaatcagagctacagggTTAACACATCCCTCCCTCATATGTGTCATTTGAAATAGCTGAAAATAGAAAGGAATTTACAATGAATGtacaacaaatatatatacatacattgtGCTAATGTGTCACAATGAGTACTTCTCCTGTTGATCAGGTGCTGCCAGACCGGGATGGGAAGAGGTGTATGTTCTGTCTGAAAACTCTGTCCAAGACCTACGAGATGAGTGCCTCAGACACCAAGCAGAGACAGGAATGGACTGCAGGTACCATGATCAATAAATTGCTAATTGAGCATTTACACGTTGTTGACACAATTATTTAGGGATATGATGAATTACCAAGCTTGTAACAACTATCATACTGATGACAAAAGTAGTGAAGGCAACGATTCCCCCTGCCCTATATGTTGGGTTGATTACTGGGTTGATTATTCGAAGTCAAGCAGTAAGCATATACTGAGTACTGACATCCTGTCCCTCCCTTCACCCCCAGCCATTCAGACAGCCATCCGTCTACACAGTGAAGGGAAGACCTCTCTCCACAAGGACCTGAAGCTGAAgaggagggagcagagggagcagcGGGAGAAGAGGCGGCTGGCTAAGGAGGAGGAGCAGCAACGTTTTCAGGCCCTGCAGGAGGAGAAGGAGCATAAGCTGGCCGAGCTGGAGCTCCTAAAGGAGGCGCAGAGGCAGGCCCAAGCCCTCCTGGAGCAGGACGAGATGAGGCGGCGCCAGCATCATGAGGAGATGCAACAGGCCCTGGAGGTGCAGCTCCGCGAGGCAAAGGAGGTGAAGACTGGGAGGGGTGGAGGAAGTGTacgggggaggagagggtggaagGGAGGAGTGTGGTTGCATGGAGGAGAAAGGTGGAGGAGTGCTGATGAATGGAGAAGAGTGACGACCGCACAATGTTTACCTGCGTCGCGCAGGAGAAGGGTGCAGGTTGATTCAGACAGGAGGAGTGGGTGTTTAGATGTTCCATGCTGATGTGGGTCTCCTCTTCCAGTCACGGGCCACCATGCAGGCAGAGATGGTTctgaaggaggaggaggcggagcgGCAGAGGAAGAGGATCAAGGAGCTGGAGGAGATGCAGACAAGTCTGGAGGAGGCTCTACAGCAGGAGATCAAAGCTCGGCAGGACGAAGAGGTCTTTCGATATGCACAGACTGGGTAAagggatatacacacacacagacatggaggcACACACACGCAGGTAGGCAGTTACCCATGCAAACGCACTCTCGCATACACACACAGGCTAAGGGCAGGGTGCTGGACACACTCAGACATTGTTTCGCTCACACTGACTCACAAACCTAGTACCCTCACTACTTTGCTTACATTGACACAGGTTCATCTTAGGGCTTGCTGTCATCGTGTGAGAAGGCACCAAGTTGGCACGTAAAAGCTGCATGTCTTTTTACAGAGCACCGTACACAGCAGAGACAGATGGTGTTAAGAGAAGCCGATTGCTGTTGAAGAGAGGCTGTTGCATTAGTTAGGTTCCTGAGGAAGTTGAGTTTAACAGAGGAAGTTGTCTAGCTACAATCTGTAGGATCTGTTGACACTGACAGGGTGTTCATGGTGTGTCTGTCACAATCTTACATGTAAGAAGAAGCAGTGTGCTTTGATGCATTTATTCACTGACTCGATGGGAAACATACAGATCCTAACCGGTTCTATTTAATTTTGTGACTGCAAATACCAAGCGCCAAGCTCTCTGCTTGTCTCAAAGATCCCAAACACTCACAGACAAGGCAAATATAGCATACAAATATAAAGTAATAAGACATTACAAAGGCTCATATATGCTTAAAAAAATGTACAtaacattgtacagtatataatgaaAAGTAATGGAGATAAGCAACAGCCTTGGGGGGCGCCTGTGTTTAACTGGACACTTTTTGAGAGATGATTGCGAGGTCAAGAGTTTGCATGTGTCACGTTTCTAAAAACATTAAATGTGTCTCGTCCAACTTCTTACCACACAATgccatatctactgtatgtcttcCAGTTAAAGATTTTCTATTTCTCATATATGTTTATTGTACAGTTTG
The DNA window shown above is from Salmo salar chromosome ssa13, Ssal_v3.1, whole genome shotgun sequence and carries:
- the LOC106566993 gene encoding differentially expressed in FDCP 6 homolog, translating into MDLRSELLKSIWYGFTALDLEKSGKVSKSQLKVLSHNLCTVLSIPHDPVALEEHFRDDDDGPVSSQGYMPYLNKYILDKVEEGCFVKEQVDELCWTLTAKKNYKPAKDNNNVLPGKDAFHLWSLFNFLSEDKYPLVMVPDEVEYLLKKICMAMSVELNCVELEDFISQDAVQQNGFTVWSFLEMMNTGKITRGMGQEITSMAIEEVYREIVADVLKEGYLWKKSQLRRNWKERWFTLRPITLDYYTSEDRKERQGSIALDGNCCVEVLPDRDGKRCMFCLKTLSKTYEMSASDTKQRQEWTAAIQTAIRLHSEGKTSLHKDLKLKRREQREQREKRRLAKEEEQQRFQALQEEKEHKLAELELLKEAQRQAQALLEQDEMRRRQHHEEMQQALEVQLREAKESRATMQAEMVLKEEEAERQRKRIKELEEMQTSLEEALQQEIKARQDEEVFRYAQTGLLSEEEDKMKALMALQEEQEEYILKTQREKQELRQEMENKSRALEEAQRQLEEVRANRYRVDQDVVAAQRKLRQASTNVKHWNVQMNRLMRPIGPGEKRPSGGGSFSSFQIPSQRDPGLRLRQRSEEQDEESKENVDNSSSAGSGCEGERVERRLSQASNGDMDIP